GAACTGGGACAGCCAGTCACCGCCGTTAGTTCCCCGCATCTCGAGACCCATAGCACTTGCAGCTCGAATGCGCTCAATCGCCGCGGCTTTCCCCGGCGAGAGGCGGCTCAGGCGGCGCGAACCCGACCGCTGGCGAGGCGATTTCCCCCAGCCTGCTTGGCCACGTAGGCGAGCTCGTCGGCGCGCGCGATCAGCTCTCGAGGCGTGTCCGCTGACTTCGCCACCCCGACGCCCACGCTGGCGGTCACCGGCTCGTCCAAGCGAGCCGCACCACCCACCGCAGCGATCGCATCGACCACGCGATCGGCGACGGCGGTTGCGGCCTTCTCCTCCGTGTCTGGCAAGAGGACGACAAACTCGTCACCACCGTAACGCACGACCAAGTCGACGGAACGCACACTGGAGATCACCGCCGCTGCGATGTTCTGCAAGAGCTCGTCTCCCGCCAGGTGGCCCCGCGTGTCATTCACCTTCTTGAAGCCATCCAAGTCGAGCATCAAGAGCGCCAGCGGATGTCCACGCTCGACGCGAGAGAGCTCGCGCTCGAGGACCTCGTACAGGGTTCGGCGGTTGAAGAGTCCGGTCAGCGGATCACGCTGGCTCTGCTCGTTCAACGCCCGATTCGCGGCGATCAGCTGCTCCTCACGCTCCCCCAATTTGTCCGCGACGCGAGCGACGATCCAAGTCGTGGTGCCCATGATCACTGTGAAGTAAAGACCGGTAGTCATTACCGCACGGATAGCTGGTTCTGCCCCGGGCGCCCACTCAGGCGCCTCCGGGCCGTAAGGCAAGATACGCAAATGCTCCAACGCGAGCAGGCCATCGTAGAACAACACCGCGACCACCCCGAGGCCTCGCGCGACCCGACCGCCAGCGACGATCGCTTCCAGAATACCGACGACCAAGTACAGGCACACCAGCACGCTGGTCATGCTGCCCGTGAGGTGCACGAGGTAAGTGACGATGCCGAGGTCGACGACGCCTCCCCAAAACGCGCGCTGACGACCGCCGATCTTTCGCCCGATCAGCAGCTGGAGCACCAACGCGATGACGATGTAGCCGCCAAGGACGGGCCAATAGGCGTTGAGATTGGGCAACAACCAGGGCGTGAGCAAGCTGGCGAACGCGGCCAATATGACCCGCGCCCAGCCCGCCACTGGGTTCTGCTCGATCCGCTCCATCCCCCGAAGGGCTAGGCTATCACCAGGAGCGGCGCGAGGCAGCGCTCCGGCCGCAGAATATTTGGCGTGGAAAGTCGACGCGCGGCGGCAAACACGGATGTGTCGAAGGTCGGTACCACTTCCGGGAGCGCGGAATGTAACTCGCCAACGCGACGTTTTTTCACTGCTTCCCACAGCAACCAAAGCCTATGTCCAGCATCTCCCACCGCTTGTCGCTTTTCCTGTGCGGCGCCCTGCTCCCGAGCGTCGCCCTGCTCGCGTCTGCTTGCAGTCGCACCCACGAGTCGCCCCCCGCGAGCATCGCGGATGCCTCGACCGTCAGCTCGGCGCACGACCCCGCGCCCCCCGCGCCGGTTGCCCCGACCGAGGCCGAAGACGGCCGGGCCGAGGCGCTCGCTCCGCCGAGCCCAAGGCAATTCACCGAGCAATTCAGCACGTTTTCCGAAGGAGATCGCTACTTCTTCAGCGACAACTACATCTCCAATGAGACCTCCTATCTGCAAATCGCCGACGATCTCGAGCCCCGCGGTGGCGCGTACATCGGCGTAGGTCCGGAACAGAACTTCACCTACATCGCGCGCACCCGACCCGAGGTCGCCTACATCGTCGATATCCGGCGCGGAAATGCCTTGCTGCACCTGATGTACAAGGCGGTGTTCCACCAGGCTCGCAACCGCAGCGAATTCGTGGCTCGCTTGATTGGACGCGAAGCCGCCATCGAGGAGCCCAAAGGGGCCTCGCTAGGCCAGGTACTCCAATCCGGGGCAGGCGCGAAGCCGAGCCCGGAAGAGTTCGAGCGAGTTCACGCCGCGCTCCTGAAATATATCCAGGGGGATTTGGGGGTGAGCCTCTCCTCCAAGGACCTCGAGACGCTGCGCGACACGCACGGCGCGTTCGCAAAGCAAGGCCTCGATCTGCGCTTCGAGCTCCACCAAAAGAACGGGCGGCACTATCCCAGCCTGCGCGAGCTCCTGGAGGCGAAATCCGAGGGCGGTACTGGGAGCTTCCTCGGCAGCGCCGATGAGTTCGCCTTCTTGCGCGACATGCAGGAGCAGCACCGCATCGTGCCCATCGTGGGCGACTTCGCCGGAGACCAAGCGCTCGCCAAGATCGCCGAGGAGCTCGAGCGTCGCAAGCTCACGGTGAGCGTCTTCTACACCTCGAACGTCGAGCAGTACTTGATGGAGCCCGAGACCTGGAAGCGCTGGGTCCGCAACATCCAAGCACTGCCGAGCAGCGACCACAGTCAGTTCATTCGTTGCTACCTGGACCAGGGACGTCACCACCCAAAGCAACTCAAGGGACACCGCACGGCAACGGTGCTGCAGCCGTTCTCACGCTTCAAGGCGGAGCAGAGTAAGCACGGGTACAAGAGCTTCTGGCAGCTTGTAACCGATGGCTGAGTGCGGCGTAAGTTGGCGTTGAGCCGCGACTGCTGCGCCGCGGTGCTTTCCGGACGGACGGGGAGCCTGGAGCTGGGACCAGTCCGCCACAAAGTGACCGAGGAGCGACCAAGCGGAGCGCTGTTCTCTCGAGCGGTGAGCGGTTTGTGCTATGGCCAGCCCGTGTTTTCCGCCCTCAAACACCGCCTCAGTAGAGCTCGTTCTGGCCGCGGCGCCGCTGCCATGTTCGTCGGCGCTGCTTGCTCGCTGACCTTTGGCTGTTCCGAGCAGTCGTCGACTGGCTCGGGGGCTGCGCCAAGCGCGAGCGTCGCGGTGACGCCGCCCAGCGTGTCCGCTGAACCGCCGCCGCCGCCCAAGCCCGAACCCAAGCGGCCGTACAATGTGCTGTTCCTGATGATCGACAGCTTGCGAGCGGACATGCCGTGGGCAGGCTACGAGCGCGACATCGCTCCGTGGCTGACGAAGTTCGCCAAGCGCTCGACGTTGTACCCGCGCAGCTACTCCATCTCGAGCTACACCGCGAAGTCCGTCGCCCCGACCTTGACCGGCAAGTACGGCACCGAGATGGCTCGCGACGGCTACTTCTTTACGAAGTGGCTACCATCGAATCTGTTCATCAGCGAGCGCGCCCAAGCCGAAGGGCATCGCACCCTCGCCGGCAATGCCCATGGATATTTCCTCCCGGTAATGGGCCTCAATCAGGGCTTCGATGACTACCGGCTCGTGCCAGGAACCATCCTGGATACGACCGGCGTCAACAACATCACCAGCGAGGCGCTCAACAAGCTCGCCAAGGAGATGCTGAGCGGGGACAACATCAAGCAGGAGAATGGCAAGCGCTTCTTCGCCTATTTCCATTTCCTGGACCCCCACTACACCTACTTCAAGCACGACGGGCACCCCGACTACGGCAACAAGCGCCGTGACCTCTACGACAATGAAGTGCACTACTCGGACCAGTGGGTCGGTGACTTGATCGACTGGGTCTACAAGCAGCCCTGGGGCAAGGACACGGCGGTGATCATCACCGCAGACCACGGTGAGGGCTTTGGAGAGCACGGTCACTACCGCCACGCCTATGAGATCTGGGAAGGGCTCGTGCGGGTGCCGCTCTTCATCCACGTGCCCGGCGCGGATCCGCGGCGCATCGAAGAGCCGCGCGGCGCCATCGATTTGGCCCCCACCATGGCCGACCTGATGGGCCTCAAGAACGACCCGCCGTTTCGAGGCAAGAGCCTGTTGCCTGAGGTCTTCGGCGCCAAGGTGGAGCCTCGCCCAGTCCTCGTCGACCTGCCGCGCTGTGACCTGATGGACAAGCGCCGGGCGCTGATCCTCGACAACTACAAGCTGATCAGCTTTGGCGACGATCAGAGCTTCATGCTCTACGATGTGGTGAAGGACCCCAAAGAAGAGCACGAGCTCAAGACGGAGATGCCCGAGGTCTTCGAGCGCATGAAGAAGGCGTATCTGGAAGAGTGGGCAAAGGTGCCCAACGTTCCAGTGGTCGGCGGCGTCCCCTTGAAGGGTGATCGCCTGCAGCAGCGCTACTAGCGACGCGCGGCGGCGGCGCTGGAGGCGTTGGCGTCGCTGGGTCGCGCGGACCACCGAAATTTCCCTGCGGCAATTTTCAACTGAGAGCGCGAGTGAACAATGAATCACTCCGGCGCGGGTGCCACGGGTACCTCTGGGGGTGGCCCGCGTAGCGCATCCAGGGACTCGAGCTGCTGCTGAGCCTCGTCGAGCTCGGTCTGATCGCGCAAGTATACGAGCTGCCGGTCGAGGCGCTCACGGGCGTACTGGCTACCGGTGTTCAGCAGCATCCCGCCCACGTCGAGCTCTCCCCGAGCCAGCCTCTCCCTTACGTCGCGCACGTCGCCGACCATCCGCACGGCCTTGCGGTACGTCTCGCGGTACTCTTGAGTGCGCTCGACGGCCGTCTTGACCACCTGCATCGCCTGGGAGCCCCCCGGCAGCAGCGAAACCGCAGACGCCAGGTAGTCGAGGTAGTCGGCGTCCCCGCGCCACAGGCGCATCACCTGGCGGTAGATCGCGGAGGTTGGCAGGCCCGTGACGGTATCGAGGATAACCAGCAAACGTCCGAGCTGATCTTCCGCCTCTCGCTGAGCGGCAAGCCAGAGCTTGAACTCTTCGCCGTCCTGGATCTCCCGAACCAGCGCCTTACCGGCTTGGAGATCTGCAGCAAGTGCTTCTCCCTGGGGATATACGCCACTACGGCGATCCATGGCCTCGGCGTCTCGAGTCACGGCGAGCAGCGCGAGGGTCAGGTTCTGCGCGAGACTACCGCTACCAGCGTCCGTCGCACGCGCCGTAAGCCCAACGGTGACCATTGAAGCCTCGAGGGCGGCGGTCCGTTGCCGGTCTTGCTCGAGGCGGAGAACCAGCAGCTCGAGCACTTGGATGTAGTCTGCCTTGGTGACCTGATAAGGCAGCTCGAACGGCAGCTCGCCACCCTGGCTGAGCTCCAGGTGCTGGCGGCAGATGCGGTACTGCTCAATGCGCCCTTCGTCTCCAGCGATACGCAGCGCTTGCACCTGGGACAGTAGGTTGCCGAGAGCGAAGTCCAGGTGGCGGACCTCGATGTAGTCCTGGTGGATATGATCCCGTGCGAGCTTCCAGTGCTCCGTGGCGCGGTCGCGCTCGGCCTGGCTCATCCCCGCGCGAAAGGTCAGCCGCTCCGGGACGTCTCTTTCCACGCGAAAACTTTGCTCATCCTGAGCCACGCGGATGTGAAAGGGAACCTCGCGAGCCTGGAGGTTCGTGAGCGAAGTCACACCGCGCTGGGAAAGCAGCTTGTAGGAGTCCGTGCTGTGTTGGCGCGCACGGCCTTCGACCTCGATGTACACGTCGGCATAGTGCTGATAGGCGCCGTGCACCCAGTCTTTGCCGTAGAGGTGCGCCAGAGGTGTCTCTGGCTCGCGCGTGCCGCAGCCCCCGAGCAGCGACAGGCCGCCCAGGGGCGTGACGGTGCTGATGAGTGCGCCGAGCTGCAGGAACGCCCGTCGCTGCATTACAAAACGCTCACGCCGTTCAGGCCGCTGAACTGGGCACCCAATGGCTCGAGGCGTACGTCGAAGTTCCCGGCGGGCCCCGCGTTGCCAGGCGAGCCAGCCGAGCCTTGAGGCCCCTGGGCGCCGCGCGCGCCTTCGGTTCCCTGGGGCGTGGTGCCGTCTGGACCGCTGCTAACGCGAACGGAGCCAGCATCTCCCCCCTCACCGCCGCTGCCGGCGCCTCCGCCAGGGCCCCCCGCGCCGCCGGACACATCCACACGGAAATGATTGCGGAGCTCAGGGAAGCGCTCGTCCAGATGGAGCACCACGACGCCACCAGCTCCGCCGTTACCACCAACTCCACCGCGTCCGCCGGGGCCGCCTCTCCCCCCAGAGCCGGACGGATTACCGTCGCCGCCGCGACCGCCACGGCCGCCCATGCCTCCGATCCCACCGGGCCCGCCGGAGCCCCCTGCCGCGAACACCGTGAACTGGTTCTCCGGGTGGAAAAGCAAGACGTCGCTTGATCCGCCCTCGACCACCACCGCGACGAGCTTCTCGTAGAACGCAGTCTTCACGTAAGTGGCGTAGGCTTCGACGCGCGGCCCGTCCCCTCCGTTGCCACCGGGCCCGGCGTCACCTCCCGCTTGACCGTCTCCGCCGTCGCCGCCCGGTGCGTCACTGTTGGACTGCCCGGATTCTCCCTGGTTGCCG
This Polyangiaceae bacterium DNA region includes the following protein-coding sequences:
- a CDS encoding sulfatase, translated to MFSALKHRLSRARSGRGAAAMFVGAACSLTFGCSEQSSTGSGAAPSASVAVTPPSVSAEPPPPPKPEPKRPYNVLFLMIDSLRADMPWAGYERDIAPWLTKFAKRSTLYPRSYSISSYTAKSVAPTLTGKYGTEMARDGYFFTKWLPSNLFISERAQAEGHRTLAGNAHGYFLPVMGLNQGFDDYRLVPGTILDTTGVNNITSEALNKLAKEMLSGDNIKQENGKRFFAYFHFLDPHYTYFKHDGHPDYGNKRRDLYDNEVHYSDQWVGDLIDWVYKQPWGKDTAVIITADHGEGFGEHGHYRHAYEIWEGLVRVPLFIHVPGADPRRIEEPRGAIDLAPTMADLMGLKNDPPFRGKSLLPEVFGAKVEPRPVLVDLPRCDLMDKRRALILDNYKLISFGDDQSFMLYDVVKDPKEEHELKTEMPEVFERMKKAYLEEWAKVPNVPVVGGVPLKGDRLQQRY
- a CDS encoding diguanylate cyclase gives rise to the protein MERIEQNPVAGWARVILAAFASLLTPWLLPNLNAYWPVLGGYIVIALVLQLLIGRKIGGRQRAFWGGVVDLGIVTYLVHLTGSMTSVLVCLYLVVGILEAIVAGGRVARGLGVVAVLFYDGLLALEHLRILPYGPEAPEWAPGAEPAIRAVMTTGLYFTVIMGTTTWIVARVADKLGEREEQLIAANRALNEQSQRDPLTGLFNRRTLYEVLERELSRVERGHPLALLMLDLDGFKKVNDTRGHLAGDELLQNIAAAVISSVRSVDLVVRYGGDEFVVLLPDTEEKAATAVADRVVDAIAAVGGAARLDEPVTASVGVGVAKSADTPRELIARADELAYVAKQAGGNRLASGRVRAA
- a CDS encoding collagen-like protein, with translation MKTAYERRAQLLLIASVLGLGTGCGFLKNLVGRNVVDLEQADVRSMSVDIRKTQKTICPRERVQMAVFVEAKLEGEDQVAQFETFKGNEGRNHKLEFNWFAFHSEQGSFDAEGWFTPNPDLTLTASQEFQLKTVYRKRPDQFSFDTTYKPDYSCISSAGADGQFGSAGVSGNGGNQGESGQSNSDAPGGDGGDGQAGGDAGPGGNGGDGPRVEAYATYVKTAFYEKLVAVVVEGGSSDVLLFHPENQFTVFAAGGSGGPGGIGGMGGRGGRGGDGNPSGSGGRGGPGGRGGVGGNGGAGGVVVLHLDERFPELRNHFRVDVSGGAGGPGGGAGSGGEGGDAGSVRVSSGPDGTTPQGTEGARGAQGPQGSAGSPGNAGPAGNFDVRLEPLGAQFSGLNGVSVL